The following proteins are co-located in the Desulfatitalea tepidiphila genome:
- a CDS encoding acyl-CoA dehydrogenase family protein: MAYLELDTTLSKELKAIKKEVSRFAREVMRPAGIQLDKLQDPSDVIAEDSVLWSVLRIFRELQLHALSIPKELGGLADGTPDHKATGVLYEELGYGDAGLAISVGSSSPFRLAAMSPEPELQQLARDYANDIEAKLIGCWAITEPAHGSDWVMSARSEFDNPCCAADLRAERKGDEYILNGQKAAWVSNGSIATHATLHVSIDPSKGMQGNGLAVVPLDLPGVKRGKPLDKIGQRPLNQGELFFEEVKIPKAFMVIEDGRQMQVAMKNILTHANAGMGQLFVGLAQAAFDEALNYAKQRIQGGVAIFEHKNIKLQLFEMFTKVEAARAYARRMAAYNALNPPGSARHAIAAKVLSTRTAFEVASGAITIFGGNGLAREYPIEKMFRDARASMIEDGENTLLSLMGAADL; the protein is encoded by the coding sequence ATGGCGTATTTAGAATTGGACACCACCTTGAGCAAAGAACTGAAGGCCATAAAAAAGGAAGTCTCCAGATTCGCCAGGGAAGTGATGCGCCCGGCCGGAATTCAGCTGGACAAGCTTCAGGACCCGAGCGATGTGATCGCCGAAGATTCCGTTTTATGGAGCGTTCTGAGAATTTTCAGAGAACTTCAATTGCATGCCCTGAGCATTCCCAAAGAACTGGGCGGTCTGGCCGATGGCACCCCCGATCACAAGGCCACCGGTGTCTTATATGAAGAATTGGGATACGGCGATGCAGGACTGGCCATCAGCGTGGGCTCTTCCAGTCCTTTCCGCCTGGCGGCCATGTCTCCGGAACCCGAACTTCAGCAACTGGCCAGAGACTACGCCAATGATATCGAAGCAAAACTGATCGGCTGCTGGGCCATCACCGAACCGGCCCACGGATCGGACTGGGTGATGAGCGCCCGCTCCGAATTCGACAACCCGTGTTGCGCGGCGGATCTCAGGGCCGAGCGCAAAGGCGACGAGTACATTCTGAACGGCCAGAAAGCGGCCTGGGTCTCCAACGGCTCCATCGCGACCCATGCTACCCTCCACGTGAGCATCGATCCTTCCAAGGGCATGCAGGGCAACGGACTGGCCGTGGTGCCGCTGGATCTTCCAGGCGTCAAGCGCGGAAAACCGCTGGACAAGATCGGGCAGCGCCCTCTGAACCAGGGGGAGCTCTTCTTCGAAGAGGTGAAGATTCCCAAAGCGTTCATGGTTATCGAGGACGGCCGGCAGATGCAGGTGGCGATGAAAAACATTTTAACCCATGCGAACGCCGGTATGGGGCAATTGTTTGTGGGATTGGCCCAGGCGGCCTTCGATGAAGCCCTGAATTATGCCAAACAGCGCATCCAGGGCGGTGTGGCGATCTTCGAGCACAAGAACATCAAGCTGCAGCTGTTCGAGATGTTCACGAAAGTGGAAGCGGCCCGGGCGTATGCCAGGCGCATGGCCGCCTACAATGCGCTGAACCCGCCGGGATCGGCCCGTCACGCCATCGCCGCCAAGGTGCTCTCCACCCGGACCGCCTTTGAAGTGGCCAGTGGCGCCATCACCATATTCGGCGGAAACGGCCTGGCCAGGGAATACCCCATAGAAAAAATGTTCAGGGACGCCAGGGCGTCCATGATCGAGGATGGCGAAAACACCCTCTTGTCGCTGATGGGGGCGGCGGACCTGTAG
- a CDS encoding NAD(P)-dependent alcohol dehydrogenase: MKAFQFKAWQQPAEMVEVPVPEPGPGEVLIRIGGAGVCHSDLHLMHHWSPEALPQLADWRLPFTLGHENAGWIEKGDGHEFEPGTPVVVAPTWNCGTCRACRMGDTNACGASRERRGRSGGLGRDGGFAEYMVAPSHCLVRLKDIEPWQAAALTDAGLSAYHAVKRCLPVLSPDVAVAVIGIGGLGQMAVQFLRELSGATIIAVDQDEKALARAADIGAHLCLLSRENTAGEIVAATEQIGAMAVIDFVGVDATMAMAAAATRRNGRIVIVGLGRGTFPFRFGALPYGCAMVTTMGGTIQELAEVVALAESGRVRPHLEKYKLDQAAEVYDKLNNNEIIGRAVLIP; the protein is encoded by the coding sequence ATGAAAGCATTTCAGTTCAAAGCGTGGCAGCAGCCGGCGGAAATGGTGGAGGTTCCGGTTCCCGAGCCGGGGCCGGGGGAGGTGCTGATCCGCATCGGTGGTGCCGGTGTCTGCCATTCCGATCTGCACCTCATGCACCACTGGTCGCCGGAAGCACTTCCCCAGCTGGCGGACTGGCGGCTGCCGTTCACGTTGGGCCACGAAAACGCCGGCTGGATCGAAAAGGGCGATGGGCATGAATTCGAACCGGGCACGCCGGTGGTGGTTGCCCCCACGTGGAACTGCGGCACCTGCCGCGCTTGCCGTATGGGAGACACCAATGCGTGTGGCGCCAGTCGCGAAAGACGCGGACGGTCCGGCGGGCTTGGAAGGGATGGCGGGTTTGCCGAGTACATGGTCGCACCATCCCACTGCCTGGTCCGTTTGAAGGATATCGAACCGTGGCAGGCGGCCGCTCTGACGGACGCCGGGCTCAGCGCCTACCATGCCGTCAAGCGCTGTCTGCCGGTGCTCTCCCCCGATGTGGCGGTGGCCGTCATCGGCATCGGCGGCCTCGGCCAGATGGCCGTCCAGTTCTTGAGAGAACTCAGCGGCGCAACAATCATTGCCGTAGACCAGGATGAAAAGGCGTTGGCCCGGGCAGCCGACATCGGGGCCCACCTGTGCCTGCTTTCCCGGGAAAATACCGCCGGGGAGATAGTGGCGGCCACGGAGCAGATCGGCGCCATGGCCGTCATCGACTTCGTGGGCGTGGATGCCACCATGGCCATGGCCGCAGCGGCGACCCGCAGAAACGGCCGCATTGTCATCGTCGGGCTGGGCAGAGGAACCTTTCCATTCCGGTTCGGTGCGCTGCCCTATGGCTGCGCCATGGTCACCACCATGGGCGGGACGATCCAGGAGCTCGCCGAAGTAGTGGCCCTGGCCGAATCGGGGCGGGTGCGGCCCCATCTTGAAAAGTACAAACTCGACCAGGCCGCTGAAGTATACGACAAGCTGAACAACAACGAGATCATCGGAAGAGCGGTCCTGATTCCTTAG
- a CDS encoding TRAP transporter large permease, whose protein sequence is MDWVGSLSGAVVIMLGLFFIGLPVFLTFLVINIIGVFMLMGTSGFGMFANSIYQSVTQTSLAAVPLFIIMGEILFRSGTIDILIDSVDKLVGSVKGRGYYLITVLSTLFGALCGSPVAVAALLGRTVMPGMTGRGYNVRFTAGAILGGATLAAIIPPSLLVVVLGSLVDVSKPGLLIAGIVPGMLLAGLMAGFIFLSMRIHPELEPVAAGTNLQEVTGRGQLMAVIRIVPFSLVIFFVMGWIMLGVATPSESAATGVVGAVIVAPIYRKLSLKMLMESVLSTVAITAMLMAILLSSQLFDQLLAFTGATSGLMKAVSGLSLSSGAMFLLLMAGPFFLCMFIDLFAIMLVAIPIYLPLIKIYGYEPTWFWMLFVINLVLGSMTPPFGYTLFSLKGAAPAVSLEDIYVGAWPMMFVFLVGMAIMFFFPSLVSFLPGVFN, encoded by the coding sequence ATGGACTGGGTAGGGAGTTTGAGCGGTGCGGTCGTCATCATGCTGGGCCTTTTTTTCATCGGGCTGCCCGTGTTTCTAACCTTTCTGGTCATCAACATCATTGGCGTCTTCATGCTCATGGGGACCTCGGGCTTCGGTATGTTTGCCAACAGCATCTACCAGAGCGTGACCCAGACCTCCTTGGCTGCCGTTCCGCTTTTCATCATCATGGGAGAAATTCTTTTCAGGTCCGGAACCATTGATATCCTCATCGACTCGGTTGACAAACTCGTGGGTTCGGTCAAGGGGCGTGGATACTATCTGATTACGGTTCTCTCCACCCTTTTTGGTGCCTTGTGCGGTTCACCTGTGGCAGTGGCGGCCCTGCTGGGGCGTACGGTCATGCCCGGCATGACCGGCCGGGGTTACAATGTCCGCTTCACCGCCGGGGCCATCCTGGGCGGCGCCACCTTGGCAGCGATCATTCCGCCGAGTCTGTTGGTGGTCGTTCTGGGTTCCCTAGTAGACGTATCCAAACCCGGGTTGCTCATCGCCGGGATCGTTCCAGGCATGCTTCTGGCCGGACTCATGGCCGGTTTTATCTTCCTGAGTATGCGGATTCACCCTGAATTGGAGCCGGTTGCCGCAGGGACAAACCTGCAAGAGGTGACAGGCAGGGGTCAATTGATGGCAGTAATCCGCATTGTGCCTTTCTCCCTGGTCATCTTTTTTGTGATGGGGTGGATCATGCTGGGAGTGGCCACTCCTTCTGAGTCCGCCGCAACAGGCGTGGTCGGGGCGGTTATTGTTGCCCCAATTTACCGCAAGCTGTCACTGAAAATGCTCATGGAATCCGTTCTTTCAACCGTTGCCATTACCGCCATGCTCATGGCCATTCTGCTCAGTTCCCAGCTTTTCGACCAGCTTCTGGCCTTTACCGGCGCCACGTCCGGGTTGATGAAAGCCGTAAGCGGGCTGTCCCTTTCTTCTGGAGCCATGTTTTTGCTTCTCATGGCAGGTCCCTTTTTCCTGTGCATGTTCATCGACCTGTTTGCCATCATGCTGGTGGCCATACCCATCTACCTGCCGTTGATAAAAATATACGGTTATGAACCAACCTGGTTCTGGATGCTGTTTGTCATCAACCTGGTCCTGGGCAGCATGACCCCGCCGTTTGGATATACGCTCTTTTCACTGAAGGGAGCGGCACCGGCAGTTTCCTTAGAAGATATCTATGTCGGCGCCTGGCCCATGATGTTTGTCTTTTTGGTCGGTATGGCCATAATGTTTTTCTTTCCATCTCTTGTTTCTTTCTTGCCGGGTGTCTTCAATTGA
- a CDS encoding M20 metallopeptidase family protein, producing MADLNLADTIDVLVNQKEAEVINIRRDIHMHPEVSGKEERTSGIVAEYLEKHGIEVQRCKNSFGVVGRLKGSKPGPIIALRADMDALPIREKTGLPYASKIDGQMHACGHDVHTAVLMGTASVLSTVRDKLNGTAIFLFQPSEEFFPGGALGLIEEGGIDNPKPNAIFALHTSPIPLGKIAISPGPVIGSVSSLSLRIFGRGGHFSAPHLAVDPILVSSNVVVALSSMVPRRVNPMENAVLTFGMIEGGTRDNIIGDMVVLRGNIGSLNESLCVKLMEDLEKTVKGITEGMGATYKLRYIHGYPTVRNDPHQTTYVRDVATRVIGESNVVPCTPSLGGEDMSYFLNKIPGAFFFLGVHDPDSDQPPVINHDPAFAPDERAIAIGMRLMSRLVTDAAD from the coding sequence ATGGCCGATCTTAACTTGGCAGATACTATCGATGTGTTGGTGAACCAAAAGGAAGCTGAGGTGATCAACATCCGCCGTGATATCCATATGCATCCGGAAGTTTCAGGAAAAGAAGAACGAACTTCGGGTATTGTGGCCGAGTATCTCGAAAAACACGGCATCGAGGTACAGCGTTGCAAAAATAGTTTCGGAGTCGTTGGCAGGTTGAAAGGAAGCAAACCTGGACCAATCATCGCTTTGAGAGCCGACATGGATGCTCTACCAATACGGGAAAAAACAGGGTTGCCATATGCATCCAAAATTGATGGCCAAATGCATGCCTGCGGTCATGATGTTCATACGGCAGTTCTGATGGGTACCGCATCGGTGCTGTCCACCGTGAGAGATAAGCTTAATGGTACCGCAATTTTTCTGTTTCAACCATCGGAAGAATTTTTTCCTGGAGGCGCTCTGGGACTAATTGAGGAAGGCGGTATCGACAATCCCAAACCCAATGCCATTTTTGCCCTACACACTAGTCCGATCCCCCTTGGGAAAATCGCCATTTCCCCCGGACCGGTGATTGGCTCGGTCAGCTCACTGAGTTTACGTATTTTTGGCCGTGGCGGCCATTTTTCGGCACCTCACTTGGCAGTGGATCCTATTCTGGTTTCATCGAATGTGGTCGTTGCCTTAAGTTCCATGGTGCCGCGCCGAGTGAACCCTATGGAAAATGCTGTGCTTACATTCGGTATGATCGAGGGGGGAACCAGGGATAACATAATCGGTGACATGGTGGTTCTTAGAGGGAACATCGGATCTTTGAACGAATCGCTTTGTGTGAAACTGATGGAGGATCTGGAAAAGACAGTCAAAGGTATTACTGAAGGTATGGGAGCAACCTATAAACTAAGGTATATTCATGGCTATCCGACGGTCCGCAACGATCCGCATCAAACGACCTATGTCCGGGATGTTGCAACGCGGGTGATCGGAGAGTCCAACGTTGTCCCATGTACACCCTCACTTGGTGGCGAAGACATGTCATACTTTCTAAATAAAATTCCGGGCGCCTTTTTTTTCCTTGGAGTACACGATCCTGATAGCGACCAGCCGCCCGTCATTAACCATGATCCAGCTTTCGCACCTGACGAACGGGCCATTGCCATCGGCATGAGACTGATGTCCCGTTTGGTAACAGATGCTGCTGACTAG
- a CDS encoding carboxymuconolactone decarboxylase family protein yields the protein MANWIIELAYGEVLSRDKLDLKTRQIATVAVLTAMGTAPLQLKAHIGGALNVGCTQEEIVEVIVQMAVYAGFPAALNGISAAKEVFQNREES from the coding sequence TTGGCGAATTGGATCATTGAATTGGCCTATGGGGAAGTTTTATCGAGAGACAAACTGGATTTAAAAACAAGACAGATAGCCACTGTCGCCGTATTGACGGCAATGGGTACGGCGCCTCTTCAGCTCAAGGCCCACATTGGTGGCGCCTTGAATGTGGGGTGCACACAAGAGGAAATTGTCGAAGTTATTGTTCAAATGGCAGTTTACGCCGGTTTTCCTGCCGCCTTGAATGGAATCAGTGCTGCAAAAGAAGTTTTTCAAAACAGAGAAGAAAGCTGA
- a CDS encoding TRAP transporter small permease, giving the protein MIDRVLNGITKGSFYLGGLAFALIIVGYVMEVVLRYFFNAPTSFTSDFTQWFFAAMVMLCIPEVTRIKGHVIISFFLEKMSAGHRSMVERTLSLAGFLICMTAAWICFSETMRQYNTGIQTEWNFPIPKWWISAVIPYGIGLAGLHFFRIALKR; this is encoded by the coding sequence ATGATCGACAGAGTTCTGAACGGCATTACGAAGGGCAGTTTTTATCTGGGCGGGCTGGCTTTTGCACTCATCATCGTCGGCTATGTTATGGAAGTGGTGCTGCGGTATTTTTTCAACGCGCCCACTTCCTTTACCAGCGATTTCACCCAATGGTTTTTCGCGGCGATGGTCATGCTGTGCATTCCCGAGGTAACCCGAATAAAGGGGCATGTCATCATCAGCTTCTTTCTTGAAAAAATGTCGGCCGGTCATCGAAGCATGGTGGAACGGACATTGTCCCTGGCCGGCTTTTTGATTTGCATGACTGCCGCATGGATCTGTTTTTCCGAAACCATGCGGCAGTACAACACCGGTATCCAGACCGAGTGGAACTTCCCGATTCCCAAATGGTGGATATCGGCGGTTATCCCCTATGGGATCGGGTTGGCCGGCCTGCATTTTTTTCGCATCGCATTGAAACGATAG
- a CDS encoding phosphotransferase yields the protein METRLIPTSAEEITNEWLTGALTRSGVLKDNAVRISNHNVIGQGQGYMGTLVRLTLEYENPDGGLPITMIAKIPTKEAKNKMIMEAFWNYEREVRLYDEILNRIPLRTPCCYFSDLDPGPGEKRMNTVYSNYGKFPKGLLAFYFLYVGIRNLRLKRRYILLFEDLGHFEQIPHVDGCSYEDAKMIMNSLGTAHAALWESPLLKKYWLKDHADFSNMMGFISSRWEPIIKKVFPEKVSEKEKEVFRWLKMNNKKLDAYTRARPHTLLHSDFRLDNIFFDREKNDITIIDWQASCPGMGLFDPCFFFLNNCTRPIDPQQAEELVAIYHQGLVNGGVTDYGMDECMSDYTFGLLLAVRYWLIVIGGVEVEKDSNARQLLGVLLDRMKPLIESIELPSL from the coding sequence ATGGAAACAAGACTGATCCCCACCTCTGCCGAGGAGATTACGAACGAATGGCTGACCGGCGCCTTGACGAGATCCGGCGTGCTGAAAGACAATGCCGTCCGAATTTCGAACCACAACGTTATCGGGCAAGGGCAGGGCTACATGGGCACACTGGTGCGACTGACCCTTGAGTACGAGAACCCTGATGGTGGGTTGCCGATAACCATGATCGCCAAAATTCCGACCAAAGAGGCGAAAAACAAAATGATCATGGAGGCATTCTGGAACTATGAAAGGGAAGTACGATTGTATGATGAAATCCTTAACCGGATTCCTCTCAGGACACCGTGCTGCTACTTTTCGGACCTGGATCCGGGGCCCGGCGAAAAGCGGATGAACACCGTTTACAGCAACTATGGGAAGTTCCCCAAGGGCCTGCTGGCCTTCTACTTCCTTTATGTCGGAATACGGAACCTCAGGCTGAAAAGACGTTATATTCTTCTGTTCGAGGATCTCGGGCATTTCGAGCAGATTCCCCACGTCGACGGCTGCTCATACGAAGACGCGAAAATGATCATGAACTCGTTGGGTACTGCTCACGCCGCGCTTTGGGAAAGCCCCCTGCTCAAAAAATACTGGCTCAAGGATCATGCCGATTTTTCCAATATGATGGGGTTTATTTCCAGTCGATGGGAGCCCATCATAAAAAAAGTGTTTCCGGAAAAGGTCAGTGAAAAAGAAAAAGAGGTCTTCAGATGGTTGAAAATGAACAACAAAAAGCTCGACGCGTACACCAGGGCCCGCCCCCACACGCTGCTTCACTCGGATTTCAGGTTGGACAACATCTTTTTCGATCGCGAGAAAAATGATATCACCATCATCGACTGGCAGGCCTCCTGCCCGGGCATGGGGCTGTTCGATCCCTGCTTTTTCTTTCTCAACAATTGCACCCGGCCCATCGATCCGCAGCAGGCCGAAGAGCTGGTCGCGATTTACCACCAAGGACTGGTGAACGGCGGGGTGACCGATTACGGTATGGATGAATGCATGTCCGATTACACATTCGGGCTGCTCCTTGCCGTGCGTTACTGGTTGATCGTGATCGGGGGCGTTGAGGTGGAGAAGGATTCCAATGCCCGGCAATTGCTCGGGGTACTGCTGGATCGCATGAAGCCGCTGATCGAGTCGATAGAATTGCCGTCTCTTTAG
- a CDS encoding PKD domain-containing protein produces the protein MANFKNTKPSRLFLSIIFFYLVLNILVNLQDSIANSCPPGSSFNPYTEKCHEIKNRINEINQLLMSYKARGGRSLIEEDLPIPGGTGTGITYNNGSLQALDHAELHTKMFVYPDGINPAGSMNWLYTTATNHTDDSIEVVGMYASWHEVGHLGIFDWSCTSDFPCPDGSPTPKWQWTVPFEEFECNIGPIIDKGGHYQKIIQYANNTIKLDGGDPPLWRHEVLLWNFCNENWDLIYEHESRLNKLDCSLQENTCAFWGPIFETFGDEPYPEIDELGFEDSLLFHDAVWSELTPDETSFRDPISPWVLFHLDPNRGYGVGNRVYFPYISSDFSAIPTIGNIPLTVNFTNESSGDITDWHWDFGDGNTSSEENPQHIYAIPGMFDVSLTVSGIAGTDSKTKEAYITAETIFYRDADGDGFGNNDDSMSSCTVPTGYVLDNTDCNDENPMIYPGAAEIDNDIDDDCDGEVDEGFPVEPIEPPDEDKSDNGGGSGGGGCFITELKTKE, from the coding sequence ATGGCGAATTTTAAAAATACTAAACCGTCACGGCTTTTTTTGTCGATTATCTTTTTCTACCTGGTATTGAACATATTGGTCAACTTACAGGATTCTATAGCAAATTCTTGCCCACCAGGTTCTTCCTTTAACCCCTATACCGAAAAGTGCCACGAAATAAAAAATAGAATCAATGAAATCAACCAACTCTTGATGTCTTACAAAGCAAGGGGGGGGAGATCATTGATCGAGGAGGATCTACCAATACCCGGAGGTACAGGGACCGGTATTACCTATAACAATGGCAGTCTTCAAGCATTGGATCATGCGGAGCTGCACACAAAAATGTTCGTCTATCCTGATGGAATAAACCCAGCAGGTTCTATGAATTGGTTATATACAACCGCAACAAATCACACGGACGACAGCATAGAAGTCGTCGGAATGTATGCATCCTGGCATGAAGTGGGACATCTTGGAATTTTCGATTGGTCTTGTACATCTGATTTTCCTTGTCCAGATGGGAGCCCTACTCCGAAATGGCAATGGACCGTACCTTTCGAGGAATTCGAATGCAATATCGGCCCAATTATCGACAAGGGAGGGCATTATCAAAAAATTATTCAATATGCGAACAACACCATTAAGCTCGACGGCGGAGATCCGCCCTTATGGCGGCACGAAGTTTTGCTCTGGAATTTTTGCAATGAGAACTGGGACCTTATTTACGAGCACGAGTCCCGTTTGAATAAGCTCGATTGCAGTCTGCAAGAAAACACATGTGCTTTTTGGGGACCCATTTTTGAAACATTCGGGGATGAGCCTTACCCTGAAATCGATGAACTCGGCTTTGAAGACAGCTTGCTATTTCATGATGCCGTCTGGAGTGAACTTACGCCGGACGAAACATCTTTCAGAGATCCAATTTCACCCTGGGTTCTTTTTCATTTGGATCCTAATCGCGGATATGGCGTTGGGAACCGTGTTTATTTTCCTTACATATCATCGGATTTTTCTGCTATCCCCACAATTGGAAATATTCCTTTGACTGTAAATTTTACAAATGAATCTTCAGGGGATATCACGGATTGGCATTGGGATTTCGGAGACGGCAACACAAGTTCTGAGGAAAATCCACAACATATCTATGCCATACCGGGAATGTTCGACGTTTCTCTGACTGTTTCAGGTATTGCAGGAACGGATAGTAAAACCAAAGAAGCATACATTACTGCTGAAACTATCTTTTACCGAGATGCTGATGGCGATGGCTTTGGGAATAACGACGATTCGATGTCGTCTTGTACGGTGCCGACTGGCTATGTTTTAGACAATACGGATTGCAATGACGAAAACCCAATGATCTACCCAGGCGCTGCGGAAATTGATAATGACATCGACGACGACTGCGATGGCGAAGTTGACGAAGGTTTCCCAGTTGAACCTATAGAGCCTCCGGATGAAGATAAGAGTGATAACGGCGGCGGCAGTGGCGGTGGTGGTTGCTTCATTACAGAATTAAAAACTAAAGAATAG
- a CDS encoding IS1634 family transposase produces the protein MYLRTIKRKNKDGSVVEYVQLANNVWNKDKGFAQAQVIHSFGRSDQLDVEALKRLIKSASRFLDPQDAIRLERQSSDLKFISSRPAGGAHLLKGLWQRLNIDDCLKKALDQRSFTAPVADALFAMVANRALAPSSKLAIEQWAAEQVYLGDHPALQVQHFYRAMDFLLEHGEAIQKEVFWSTANLLNLTVDLIFFDTTNTYFEIDEPGPSDLKAYGKSKQRRDDLPQVTIGLAVTREGIPVRCWVLPGNQHDSQCVDQVQKDLNSWNLGRVVWVMDRGMSSEENQRILQRGCGQYILGEKLSGNHLNEAALATPGRFKVVSDNLHIKEVFAGEGTGRRRYVIAYNPQQAELDRINREQILERLSCELEVLNRKNKTKAQCKLMLHRSMGRYVKELKSGKLKIDKAKVAQDEKLDGKYLLSTSDQHLSAEDIALGYKQLLEVEQAFRTLKSTLCLRPVYHSKDDRIRSHVLICWLALLLIRIAEVETEQTWPRIRRQMQQLNLIEFFDNNGRILQHTELTANQRNILNKLKIKPPKRVLKVDLAS, from the coding sequence ATGTATCTGCGAACCATAAAGCGCAAAAACAAAGACGGCTCGGTCGTAGAATATGTCCAGCTGGCCAACAACGTCTGGAACAAGGATAAGGGCTTTGCCCAAGCGCAAGTCATTCACTCCTTCGGCCGCAGCGACCAACTTGACGTTGAGGCTTTAAAGCGCCTGATAAAAAGCGCCAGCCGCTTTCTCGACCCGCAAGATGCCATCCGTCTCGAACGTCAAAGCAGCGATCTAAAATTCATCAGCAGCCGGCCTGCCGGTGGTGCCCATCTATTGAAGGGCCTGTGGCAAAGGCTCAATATCGACGATTGCTTGAAAAAGGCCCTGGATCAGCGATCCTTTACCGCTCCGGTGGCCGATGCCCTGTTTGCTATGGTGGCCAACCGGGCGCTTGCGCCGTCATCAAAGCTGGCCATCGAACAGTGGGCGGCCGAACAGGTATATCTTGGCGACCATCCAGCGCTGCAGGTCCAGCACTTTTACCGTGCCATGGATTTTTTGCTCGAGCACGGCGAAGCCATACAAAAAGAAGTATTTTGGTCCACGGCCAATCTGCTCAACCTGACCGTCGATCTGATTTTTTTCGATACCACCAACACCTATTTCGAGATCGATGAGCCGGGGCCTTCGGATTTGAAGGCCTACGGCAAATCCAAGCAAAGGCGCGATGATCTGCCCCAGGTAACCATCGGTCTTGCGGTCACCCGCGAGGGCATTCCAGTGCGCTGCTGGGTGCTGCCGGGCAATCAGCACGACAGCCAATGCGTCGATCAGGTACAAAAAGACCTGAACAGCTGGAACCTGGGCCGGGTAGTCTGGGTGATGGACCGCGGCATGAGCAGCGAGGAAAATCAGCGCATTCTGCAGCGTGGCTGCGGCCAGTACATACTGGGTGAAAAGCTCAGCGGCAATCATCTCAATGAAGCGGCGCTGGCCACACCGGGACGCTTTAAAGTCGTTTCCGACAATCTTCACATCAAAGAAGTCTTTGCCGGTGAAGGCACCGGCCGGCGCCGCTATGTGATTGCCTACAATCCGCAGCAGGCAGAGCTTGACCGCATCAATCGAGAGCAGATCCTCGAACGCTTGTCTTGTGAGCTGGAAGTTCTCAATCGCAAGAATAAAACCAAGGCTCAATGCAAGTTGATGCTGCACCGCTCCATGGGCCGTTATGTCAAAGAGCTAAAAAGCGGCAAGCTCAAAATCGATAAAGCCAAAGTTGCCCAAGACGAAAAGCTTGACGGCAAGTATCTGCTGTCCACAAGCGATCAGCATTTGTCAGCCGAAGATATCGCCTTGGGCTACAAACAGCTGCTGGAAGTTGAACAGGCTTTTAGAACACTGAAAAGCACCTTGTGCCTGAGGCCGGTATATCACTCCAAAGACGATCGCATCCGTTCCCATGTTCTTATCTGCTGGCTGGCGCTTTTGCTGATCCGCATCGCCGAAGTGGAAACCGAGCAGACCTGGCCCAGGATCCGTAGGCAAATGCAGCAGCTAAATTTAATCGAATTTTTTGACAATAATGGGCGTATTCTACAGCACACCGAACTGACCGCCAATCAACGCAACATATTGAATAAGCTTAAAATAAAACCTCCCAAACGGGTCCTGAAAGTCGATTTGGCCTCATAA
- a CDS encoding histidine phosphatase family protein, whose amino-acid sequence MELILIRHGLPRRVEKQDGSAADPELSVEGVAQAERLARWMKTEHLDAIYSSPMMRARMTAAPLADLQRLDILIEPDVAEIDEHASTYIPLEELKEKEPEKWNELLKIGAEAYFDGIQDLETFRRKVVGGIQRIIAGNKGKKAAVVCHGGIINIWAAHILGMDKRLFFKPEYTSVNRFMASGSGIHTLISLNETGHLRNPTQMGAAGVEY is encoded by the coding sequence ATGGAGCTGATCTTGATCCGACATGGGTTGCCGCGGCGCGTGGAAAAACAAGACGGATCGGCTGCCGATCCCGAATTGAGCGTGGAAGGGGTCGCGCAGGCCGAAAGGCTGGCACGCTGGATGAAAACCGAACACCTGGATGCCATTTACAGCAGTCCGATGATGCGGGCCAGAATGACGGCCGCCCCGCTGGCGGATCTCCAACGCCTGGATATCCTCATCGAACCGGATGTCGCGGAAATCGACGAGCACGCCTCCACCTACATCCCACTGGAGGAATTGAAGGAAAAAGAGCCTGAAAAATGGAATGAGCTGCTGAAAATCGGGGCTGAAGCGTATTTCGACGGTATCCAGGATCTGGAAACCTTCCGCCGCAAAGTGGTGGGCGGCATCCAACGGATCATTGCCGGGAACAAGGGCAAGAAAGCGGCCGTCGTATGCCACGGCGGCATCATCAACATCTGGGCAGCCCATATCCTCGGGATGGACAAGCGCCTGTTTTTCAAGCCGGAATATACGAGCGTCAACCGATTCATGGCATCCGGTTCGGGCATCCATACCCTCATCAGCCTCAACGAGACCGGCCATTTGCGTAATCCCACACAAATGGGTGCGGCAGGCGTCGAGTACTGA